Proteins from a single region of Streptomyces spinoverrucosus:
- a CDS encoding helix-turn-helix domain-containing protein, whose translation MTAMARAENKVEANGTAHMVAALAKALREQQQLSQEELGTKLGYTASAVSAMETCAQPASDQMLVKLEEQLGGGLGVFEEARKWMLLEKYPARFRGFSELEAGAITICSYETLVVDGLFQTEEYARALIGGGYPPVSEQKREELVEARLARRALFDREPAPLIELILEESVLRRPFGSWEILRGQLLSLAEDAGRDNVCVQVLPLERGLRGTYAGDRGPMHLVETKEHQHVVYLEVEDQGILISNPAEVSQLTHRYAKIRAQALSPDDSLSLIERLAGEER comes from the coding sequence GTGACCGCGATGGCGCGGGCGGAGAACAAGGTAGAGGCGAACGGAACGGCGCACATGGTCGCCGCGCTGGCGAAGGCCCTTCGGGAGCAACAGCAGCTTTCGCAGGAGGAGTTGGGGACGAAGTTGGGCTATACCGCCTCGGCGGTCAGCGCCATGGAGACGTGCGCGCAGCCCGCCAGTGACCAGATGCTGGTCAAGTTGGAGGAGCAGCTCGGGGGCGGGTTGGGGGTCTTCGAGGAGGCGCGCAAGTGGATGCTGCTGGAGAAGTACCCGGCACGGTTCCGGGGCTTCTCGGAGCTGGAGGCCGGGGCGATCACGATCTGCTCGTACGAGACGCTGGTCGTCGACGGACTGTTCCAGACCGAGGAGTACGCACGGGCGCTGATCGGCGGTGGCTATCCGCCGGTCTCCGAGCAGAAGCGTGAGGAGCTTGTCGAGGCACGGCTGGCCCGCAGGGCGCTGTTCGACAGGGAACCTGCCCCTTTGATCGAGCTGATCCTCGAAGAGAGCGTATTGCGGCGGCCGTTCGGCAGCTGGGAGATCCTTCGCGGGCAGTTGCTATCGCTCGCCGAGGACGCCGGGCGGGACAACGTCTGTGTGCAGGTGCTGCCCTTGGAACGCGGACTGCGCGGGACGTACGCTGGCGATCGCGGTCCTATGCACCTCGTGGAGACCAAGGAGCACCAGCACGTCGTGTACCTGGAGGTCGAGGACCAGGGGATCTTGATCAGCAATCCCGCGGAGGTGTCTCAACTGACGCACCGCTATGCAAAGATCCGCGCACAGGCCCTGAGTCCGGACGATTCCCTGAGCCTCATCGAGCGGTTGGCAGGAGAGGAACGATGA
- a CDS encoding DUF397 domain-containing protein — MTSTGTLRWFKSSYSDSGGGACVEAAYDWRKSTYSDGGGGNCVEVAPCHPHATIHIRDSKNPTGPILTLTSEAWADFLTYAVE; from the coding sequence ATGACCAGCACCGGAACCCTTCGGTGGTTCAAGTCCAGCTACAGCGACAGCGGCGGCGGCGCCTGCGTCGAAGCCGCCTACGACTGGCGCAAGTCGACGTACAGCGACGGCGGCGGCGGAAACTGCGTCGAAGTCGCCCCCTGCCACCCCCACGCCACCATCCACATCCGCGACTCCAAGAACCCCACCGGCCCGATACTCACCCTCACCTCCGAAGCCTGGGCCGACTTCCTCACGTATGCCGTGGAGTGA
- a CDS encoding peptidoglycan-binding protein, producing MGSVEGMLAQMRKLIGTGENPPGSNRNHITKWYGFDGPWCDMTVSYAAAHSDNLSAIMGKYAYTVAHAQAFQNKGRWHYGLGGVRPGDVVFFDWSGTRRIGNIDHVGVVEAVHSNGTITTIEGNTSDQCKRVRRNSSTIVGYGRPAYGNAKPLPPTDGILRRGSKGAAVKTLQGNLNKVMGSKLVVDGDFGPATETAVKAFQKKYGLTVDGEYGPASAAMMKAALKGGTKPQKPTPRPPAAGKLVVDGKFGPATCAAMQRALNKHGATLTVDGAFGPLTKKALQRHLKVTADGVIGPNTVKALQKKVGAGVDGEWGSDTTRHLQQALNAGKF from the coding sequence ATGGGTTCCGTGGAAGGAATGCTCGCGCAGATGCGCAAGCTGATCGGCACCGGCGAGAACCCGCCCGGCTCGAACCGCAACCACATCACCAAGTGGTACGGCTTCGACGGCCCGTGGTGCGACATGACCGTCAGCTATGCCGCCGCCCACTCCGACAACCTGAGCGCGATCATGGGCAAGTACGCGTACACGGTCGCGCACGCGCAGGCGTTCCAGAACAAGGGCCGCTGGCACTACGGGCTCGGTGGCGTCCGGCCGGGCGACGTCGTGTTCTTCGACTGGAGCGGCACCCGGCGGATCGGCAACATCGACCATGTCGGTGTGGTCGAGGCGGTGCACTCCAACGGCACCATCACCACCATCGAGGGCAACACCAGCGACCAGTGCAAGCGCGTGCGCCGCAACTCCAGCACCATCGTGGGGTACGGCCGCCCCGCCTACGGCAACGCCAAGCCGCTGCCGCCCACCGACGGCATCCTGCGGCGCGGCTCCAAGGGCGCGGCCGTGAAGACCCTCCAGGGGAACCTGAACAAGGTCATGGGGTCGAAGCTGGTCGTCGACGGGGACTTCGGCCCCGCCACCGAGACGGCGGTGAAGGCATTCCAGAAGAAGTACGGCCTCACCGTCGACGGTGAGTACGGGCCCGCGTCGGCGGCGATGATGAAGGCCGCGCTCAAGGGCGGCACAAAGCCCCAAAAGCCGACCCCGCGCCCGCCCGCCGCCGGAAAGCTCGTGGTGGACGGCAAGTTCGGCCCCGCGACCTGCGCCGCGATGCAGCGTGCGCTGAACAAGCACGGGGCGACACTGACCGTCGACGGCGCCTTCGGTCCCCTGACCAAGAAGGCCCTCCAGCGCCACCTGAAGGTGACCGCGGACGGCGTCATCGGCCCGAACACCGTCAAGGCCCTCCAGAAGAAGGTGGGCGCGGGCGTCGACGGCGAGTGGGGCTCCGACACCACCCGACACCTCCAGCAGGCACTGAACGCGGGCAAGTTCTGA
- a CDS encoding helix-turn-helix domain-containing protein: MWAGDETYLQDETYLDEGAWQRALTGLYGPVSARADHGEHFRASLRVRELGAVRVSVARCPAGEVRGGPPYDGGARDGSASRYHLVLVLGGALALDQTGRTARIGRRDLVLLDAGRPFRMRSAGAWNEVVTVHLAVTQPQWGLPELVARELPGRAGAARLATEFLAGLGRDTTPYGRCAELRLGTVVNELVLAVLDHRLGDADPAARGPELLARIQAYVLHHLGDGGLNPDRIAAAHHISTRYLHLLFQRQGLTTAAWIKAQRLDRCRRDLADPRLRGLPVHAIGARWGFASPADFSRAFRTAYGTTPTGFRGGGSRRGEPSARVRSLPRNSARSDNDRPAAAQQTHA; the protein is encoded by the coding sequence ATGTGGGCCGGGGACGAGACGTATCTGCAGGACGAGACATATCTGGACGAGGGGGCATGGCAGCGAGCGCTGACCGGTCTGTACGGGCCGGTCAGCGCCCGCGCCGATCACGGGGAGCACTTCCGCGCGTCGTTACGGGTGCGGGAGCTGGGTGCCGTGCGGGTGTCCGTGGCGCGCTGCCCGGCCGGGGAGGTGCGGGGCGGGCCGCCGTACGACGGTGGTGCTCGTGACGGGAGCGCCTCCCGCTATCACCTCGTGCTGGTGCTCGGCGGGGCGCTGGCGCTGGACCAGACCGGGCGGACCGCGCGGATCGGGCGGCGGGATCTGGTGCTGCTGGACGCGGGACGCCCGTTCCGGATGCGGTCGGCCGGTGCGTGGAACGAGGTGGTCACCGTGCATCTCGCGGTCACGCAGCCACAGTGGGGTCTGCCGGAGCTGGTGGCGCGGGAGCTACCGGGCCGTGCGGGGGCGGCCCGGCTGGCCACGGAGTTCCTGGCGGGGCTCGGGCGGGACACGACGCCGTACGGGAGGTGCGCCGAACTGCGGCTGGGCACGGTGGTGAACGAGCTGGTGCTGGCCGTGCTCGACCACCGGTTGGGCGACGCGGACCCGGCGGCGCGGGGACCGGAGCTGCTGGCGCGCATCCAGGCGTACGTGCTGCACCACCTCGGGGACGGCGGGCTGAACCCCGACCGGATCGCCGCCGCGCATCACATCTCCACCCGCTATCTGCACCTCCTCTTCCAGCGGCAGGGGCTCACCACCGCCGCGTGGATCAAGGCGCAGCGACTGGACCGGTGCCGGCGCGACCTGGCCGATCCCCGCCTGCGTGGGCTGCCCGTCCACGCCATCGGGGCGCGCTGGGGGTTCGCCAGTCCGGCCGACTTCAGCCGGGCGTTCCGCACCGCGTACGGCACCACACCCACCGGATTCCGCGGGGGCGGGAGCCGTCGGGGCGAGCCCTCAGCGCGGGTGCGCTCCCTGCCAAGGAACAGTGCGCGCAGTGACAACGACAGACCTGCGGCTGCTCAGCAGACTCATGCGTAG
- a CDS encoding adenylosuccinate synthase yields MPALVLLGAQWGDEGKGKATDLLGGSVDYVVRYQGGNNAGHTVVVGDQKYALHLLPSGILSPGCTPVIGNGVVVDPSVLLSELSGLNERGVDTSKLLISGNAHIITSFNVTVDKVTERFLGKRKIGTTGRGIGPTYADKINRVGIRVQDLYDESILTQKVEAALDVKNQILTKLYNRRAIAVEQVVEELLGYADQIRPYVADTVLILNKALEEDKVVLFEGGQGTLLDIDHGTYPFVTSSNPTAGGACTGAGVGPTKISRVIGILKAYTTRVGAGPFPTELFDEDGEALRRIGGERGVTTGRDRRCGWFDAVIARYATRVNGLTDFFLTKLDVLTGWEQIPVCVAYEIDGKRVEELPYSQTDFHHAKPVYEMLPGWSEDISKAKTFADLPKNAQSYVKALEEMSGAPISAIGVGPGRDETIEINSFL; encoded by the coding sequence GTGCCCGCACTTGTGCTGCTCGGTGCTCAGTGGGGTGACGAAGGCAAGGGAAAGGCGACGGACCTGCTAGGCGGGTCGGTCGACTACGTAGTGCGCTACCAGGGTGGCAACAACGCCGGCCACACGGTCGTCGTCGGCGACCAGAAGTACGCGCTGCATCTGCTCCCTTCCGGAATCCTGTCCCCCGGCTGCACGCCGGTCATCGGCAACGGCGTCGTCGTCGACCCGTCTGTCCTGCTCTCCGAGCTGAGCGGGCTGAACGAGCGTGGCGTTGATACGTCCAAGCTCCTGATCAGCGGCAACGCGCACATCATCACGTCGTTCAACGTGACGGTCGACAAGGTGACGGAGCGCTTCCTCGGGAAGCGCAAGATCGGCACCACGGGCCGCGGCATCGGCCCGACGTACGCCGACAAGATCAACCGCGTCGGCATCCGCGTCCAGGACCTGTACGACGAGTCGATCCTGACCCAGAAGGTCGAGGCGGCGCTCGACGTCAAGAACCAGATCCTCACCAAGCTCTACAACCGCCGCGCGATCGCCGTCGAGCAGGTCGTCGAGGAGCTGCTGGGCTACGCCGACCAGATCCGCCCGTACGTCGCCGACACGGTGCTGATCCTGAACAAGGCGCTGGAAGAGGACAAGGTCGTGCTCTTCGAGGGCGGCCAGGGCACCCTCCTCGACATCGACCACGGCACGTACCCCTTCGTCACGTCGTCGAATCCGACCGCCGGCGGTGCCTGCACGGGCGCCGGTGTCGGCCCGACGAAGATCAGCCGCGTCATCGGCATCCTCAAGGCCTACACGACCCGCGTCGGCGCGGGCCCGTTCCCGACGGAGCTCTTCGACGAGGACGGCGAGGCGCTGCGCCGCATCGGCGGCGAGCGCGGTGTGACCACTGGCCGTGACCGCCGCTGCGGCTGGTTCGACGCGGTGATCGCCCGCTACGCGACCCGCGTGAACGGCCTGACGGACTTCTTCCTCACCAAGCTCGACGTCCTCACCGGCTGGGAGCAGATCCCGGTCTGCGTGGCGTACGAGATCGACGGCAAGCGCGTCGAGGAGCTGCCGTACTCCCAGACGGACTTCCACCACGCGAAGCCCGTCTACGAGATGCTGCCCGGCTGGTCGGAGGACATCAGCAAGGCGAAGACCTTCGCCGACCTGCCGAAGAACGCGCAGAGCTACGTCAAGGCCCTGGAGGAGATGTCCGGCGCCCCGATCTCCGCGATCGGCGTGGGACCGGGTCGGGACGAGACGATCGAGATCAACTCGTTCCTCTGA
- a CDS encoding diacylglycerol kinase family protein encodes MTEVATSAMSDQLLVIIDPVARKTDGESVRIAKDVLSAGAATKVCLPDGPEEFARALQRRGSRRPVVIGDDRALVRAVSHLHRQRELTGSVLSVVPVGSSLGLTAALGVPTSAVSAARAVLEGVERRLDLLVDDSDGVVLGALRIPPVPMGEGGAASTRAPWLRTCQSLVRTLVAARPARVPSVSAPGPARLRVEVDGSTLVDLDQPVEAVSVAPDGSGAAEVEVRPLSVGAEATPVRAEGRTVTVSGADFRYRSDAGVSGPVRTRTWRVREGAWGLTLPGG; translated from the coding sequence ATGACCGAGGTGGCGACTTCCGCGATGTCCGATCAGCTGCTGGTGATCATCGATCCGGTCGCTCGGAAGACGGACGGGGAGTCCGTCCGCATCGCGAAAGACGTGCTCAGCGCGGGTGCGGCCACCAAGGTGTGCCTGCCGGACGGACCGGAGGAGTTCGCCCGGGCGCTTCAGCGCAGGGGGTCGCGGCGGCCGGTGGTGATCGGCGACGACCGTGCCTTGGTGCGGGCGGTGTCCCATTTGCACCGGCAGCGGGAGCTGACCGGAAGTGTGCTGTCGGTCGTCCCGGTGGGGTCCTCCCTCGGTCTTACGGCGGCCCTGGGGGTGCCGACGAGCGCGGTGTCGGCGGCGCGGGCCGTGCTGGAGGGGGTCGAGCGGCGGCTGGATCTGCTCGTCGACGACAGCGACGGGGTGGTGCTGGGGGCGCTGCGGATCCCGCCGGTGCCGATGGGCGAGGGGGGCGCGGCTTCGACGCGGGCGCCCTGGCTGCGGACCTGCCAGTCCCTCGTACGCACCCTGGTGGCGGCCCGTCCGGCGCGGGTGCCGTCGGTGTCCGCGCCCGGGCCCGCGCGGCTGCGGGTCGAGGTCGACGGGTCGACGCTGGTCGACCTGGACCAGCCGGTCGAGGCCGTGTCCGTCGCCCCGGACGGCTCGGGCGCGGCGGAGGTCGAGGTCCGCCCGCTGTCGGTGGGCGCGGAGGCCACGCCGGTACGGGCGGAGGGGCGGACGGTGACGGTGTCGGGGGCGGACTTCCGGTACCGGTCGGACGCGGGTGTGAGCGGTCCGGTACGGACACGGACGTGGCGGGTGCGGGAGGGGGCGTGGGGGTTGACGTTGCCGGGTGGGTGA
- a CDS encoding GbsR/MarR family transcriptional regulator has translation MTEPSVNGADRRDPEAVARFVEHFAAQLVEAGMPRMPSRVFAALLASDAGALTSAELGEQLQISPAAVSGAVRYLAQVHMVSREREPGSRRERYRVHGDQWYEALTNREAVLKRWEDALRDGVDSLGADTPAGRRLAETLAFFEYLEGELEALMERWRAHREQVFGRG, from the coding sequence ATGACGGAACCGAGCGTGAACGGGGCAGACCGGCGGGATCCGGAGGCCGTCGCCCGTTTCGTCGAGCACTTCGCGGCGCAGCTCGTGGAGGCCGGTATGCCGAGGATGCCGTCCCGTGTCTTCGCCGCCCTGCTCGCCTCCGACGCCGGTGCCCTGACCTCCGCAGAACTGGGCGAACAGTTGCAGATCTCGCCCGCCGCCGTCTCCGGCGCGGTGCGTTACCTGGCGCAGGTCCACATGGTGTCGCGCGAGCGGGAGCCCGGTTCGCGCCGGGAGCGGTACCGGGTGCACGGCGACCAGTGGTACGAGGCGCTCACCAACCGCGAGGCCGTGCTCAAGCGCTGGGAGGACGCCTTGCGGGACGGCGTCGACAGCCTGGGCGCCGACACCCCGGCCGGCCGCCGGCTCGCCGAGACGCTCGCCTTCTTCGAGTACCTGGAGGGGGAGCTGGAGGCCCTGATGGAGCGCTGGCGCGCGCACCGGGAGCAGGTCTTCGGCCGCGGCTGA
- a CDS encoding ABC transporter ATP-binding protein gives MTKAITVSGLHKSFGRTHALDGLDLDVESGEVHGFLGPNGAGKSTTIRVLLGLLRADSGAAQVLGGDPWTDAVELHRRIAYVPGDVTLWRNLSGGEVIDLYGRLRGGLDKRRRAELVERFELDPTKKGRTYSKGNRQKVALVAAFASDVDLLILDEPTSGLDPLMEEVFQRCVAEERERGRTILLSSHILSEVEELCDRVSIIRKGRTVETGSLTDLRHLTRTSVTAELAGPPNGLSRLPGVHDLDVQGRRVRLQVDTDKLNDVLKSLSDSGVRSLTSTPPTLEELFMRHYADEREEVAAR, from the coding sequence ATGACCAAGGCAATCACCGTCTCCGGCCTGCACAAGTCGTTCGGCCGGACCCACGCGCTCGACGGCCTCGACCTGGACGTCGAGTCCGGTGAGGTACACGGCTTCCTCGGCCCGAACGGCGCCGGCAAGTCGACCACCATCCGCGTCCTGCTCGGCCTGCTCCGCGCCGACTCCGGCGCCGCCCAGGTGCTGGGCGGCGACCCCTGGACGGACGCGGTCGAACTCCATCGCCGCATCGCGTACGTCCCCGGCGACGTGACCCTGTGGCGCAACCTCTCCGGCGGGGAGGTCATCGACCTGTACGGGCGCCTGCGCGGCGGCCTCGACAAGCGGCGCCGCGCGGAGCTGGTCGAGCGGTTCGAGCTGGACCCGACCAAGAAGGGCCGCACGTACTCCAAGGGCAACCGGCAGAAGGTCGCCCTCGTCGCCGCCTTCGCCTCGGACGTCGACCTGCTGATCCTCGACGAGCCGACCTCGGGCCTCGACCCGCTGATGGAGGAGGTCTTCCAGCGGTGCGTGGCCGAGGAGCGCGAACGCGGCCGGACGATCCTGCTCTCCTCCCACATCCTGAGCGAGGTCGAGGAGCTGTGCGACCGGGTCAGCATCATCCGCAAGGGCCGGACCGTGGAGACCGGTTCGCTCACCGACCTGCGCCATCTGACCCGCACCAGCGTGACCGCCGAGCTGGCCGGTCCGCCCAACGGGCTGTCCCGTCTGCCCGGCGTGCACGACCTCGACGTACAGGGGCGCAGGGTCCGCCTCCAGGTCGACACCGACAAGCTGAACGACGTACTCAAGTCCCTCAGCGACTCCGGCGTACGGTCCCTGACCTCGACGCCGCCCACCCTGGAGGAGCTGTTCATGCGGCACTACGCCGACGAGCGCGAAGAGGTGGCCGCGCGATGA
- a CDS encoding ABC transporter permease, translating into MTATTFAVRGTGPRQLAGTGTLLRFALRRDRAMIPIWVGVNALMVLSMPNTLEGLYGTAAERADLVRQMETNASLRAMVGPVFGDSLGALTAWRAGVYAGALAAVMSLLIVVRHTRDEEESGRQEMISAGMVGRRAPLTAALLTALVANGVLALLVAVGLAGQGTGGALALGLGIAGVGMVFATMAAIVAQFTESARLARGLTAGLLGAAFVLRAAGDSATDDGSSVLTWVSPIGWLENLRPFADERWWVLLLFAGAVVVQGAAAYELAGRRDVGMSFLPSRPGPAEGRLGTAGALAWRLQRGSVLGWSIGFLLAGVVYGGMTEGAADLVGDNDNAREIFQRMGGQSGLTDAFLAAMVGMLGLVAALYIVASVLRLHGEETSGRAEPVLANAVGRLRWAAGHLIVAFGGSVLLMLLAGVGLALGYGRSAGPILGACLVQLPAIWVLGGVAVLLHGVSPRVATAAWGVAGAVLLIGWIGPALDVPQAVLNVSPFGHLPKMPGGEMEWGAVSVLTGLAVVLVAGGLVGLRRRDVISS; encoded by the coding sequence ATGACCGCCACGACCTTCGCGGTACGGGGCACAGGGCCTCGTCAACTGGCCGGTACCGGCACGCTGTTGCGCTTCGCGCTGCGCCGCGACCGGGCCATGATCCCGATCTGGGTCGGCGTGAACGCCCTGATGGTGCTGTCCATGCCGAACACCCTTGAGGGCCTGTACGGCACCGCCGCCGAACGCGCCGACCTGGTCCGCCAGATGGAGACCAACGCCTCCCTGCGCGCCATGGTCGGCCCGGTCTTCGGCGACTCGCTCGGCGCGCTGACCGCGTGGCGCGCCGGTGTGTACGCCGGTGCGCTCGCCGCGGTGATGAGCCTGCTCATCGTCGTACGGCACACACGGGACGAGGAGGAGAGCGGCCGGCAGGAGATGATCTCGGCCGGGATGGTGGGCCGTCGGGCCCCGCTGACGGCGGCGCTGCTGACCGCTCTCGTGGCGAACGGGGTGCTGGCGCTGCTGGTGGCCGTCGGCCTGGCCGGTCAGGGCACGGGCGGCGCGCTCGCCCTCGGGCTGGGGATCGCGGGCGTCGGCATGGTCTTCGCGACGATGGCGGCGATCGTCGCCCAGTTCACGGAGAGCGCGCGGCTGGCCCGCGGGCTGACGGCCGGGCTGCTCGGCGCGGCCTTCGTACTGCGCGCGGCGGGCGACTCGGCGACCGACGACGGCTCGTCGGTGCTGACCTGGGTGTCACCGATCGGCTGGCTGGAGAACCTGCGGCCGTTCGCGGACGAACGGTGGTGGGTGCTGCTGCTCTTCGCCGGGGCGGTGGTGGTGCAGGGGGCGGCGGCGTACGAACTCGCCGGGCGGCGGGACGTCGGCATGAGCTTCCTGCCCAGCCGCCCGGGACCGGCCGAGGGGCGGCTGGGCACGGCCGGGGCGCTGGCCTGGCGGTTGCAGCGGGGCAGCGTGCTCGGCTGGAGCATCGGCTTCCTGCTCGCCGGGGTGGTGTACGGCGGGATGACCGAGGGCGCGGCGGACCTGGTCGGCGACAACGACAACGCCCGGGAGATCTTCCAGCGGATGGGCGGTCAGTCCGGCCTGACGGACGCGTTCCTCGCGGCGATGGTGGGGATGCTCGGCCTGGTCGCCGCGCTGTACATCGTGGCGTCGGTACTGCGGCTGCACGGCGAGGAGACGTCGGGGCGGGCGGAACCGGTACTGGCGAACGCGGTCGGCCGGCTGCGGTGGGCGGCCGGACACCTGATCGTCGCCTTCGGCGGCTCGGTGCTGCTCATGCTGCTGGCGGGGGTGGGCCTCGCCCTCGGCTACGGCAGGTCGGCCGGCCCGATCCTGGGGGCCTGCCTGGTGCAGCTCCCGGCGATCTGGGTGCTCGGCGGGGTGGCGGTACTGCTGCACGGGGTGTCGCCGCGGGTGGCGACGGCGGCGTGGGGTGTCGCCGGGGCCGTGCTGCTGATCGGCTGGATCGGTCCCGCGCTGGATGTCCCGCAGGCGGTGCTGAATGTGTCACCGTTCGGGCATCTGCCGAAGATGCCGGGTGGGGAGATGGAGTGGGGGGCGGTGTCGGTCCTGACCGGGCTGGCGGTGGTGTTGGTCGCCGGGGGGCTGGTGGGGTTGCGCCGGCGGGACGTGATCAGCAGCTGA
- a CDS encoding cytochrome P450, translating to MAAFDPWDPAFLADPYPAYAELRAQGRVIRYEPTDQWLVPHHADVSALLRDRRLGRTYQHRFTHEEFGRTPPPPEHEPFHTLNDHGMLDLEPPDHTRIRRLVSKAFTPRTVERLKPYVDGLAGELVAALVEAGGGDLLTDVAEPLPVAVIAEMLGIPESDRAPLRPWSADICGMYELNPSEETAAKAVRASVEFSEYLRELIAERRKEPGDDLISGLIAAHDEGDRLTEQEMISTCVLLLNAGHEATVNATVNGWWALFRNPDQLAALRADHSLVPSAVEELMRYDTPLQLFERWVLDEIEIDGTVIPRGAEIAMLFGSANHDPDVFHNPEHLDLARKDNPHISFSAGIHYCIGAPLARIELAASMRALLERAPTLRPTAEPKRKPNFVIRGLEGLSVEIG from the coding sequence ATGGCAGCCTTCGATCCCTGGGACCCCGCGTTCCTCGCCGACCCGTACCCCGCCTACGCCGAGCTGCGGGCCCAGGGACGTGTCATCCGCTACGAGCCAACCGACCAGTGGCTCGTCCCGCACCACGCGGACGTCTCGGCGCTGCTGCGCGACCGGCGTCTCGGCCGGACCTACCAGCACCGGTTCACGCACGAGGAGTTCGGGCGGACACCGCCCCCGCCGGAGCACGAGCCCTTCCACACGCTGAACGACCACGGGATGCTCGACCTGGAGCCGCCGGACCACACGCGGATCCGGCGCCTGGTGTCGAAGGCGTTCACACCGCGCACCGTGGAGCGGCTCAAGCCGTACGTGGACGGGCTGGCCGGTGAGCTCGTCGCGGCGCTGGTCGAGGCGGGCGGCGGGGATCTGCTGACCGACGTGGCGGAGCCGCTGCCGGTCGCGGTGATCGCCGAGATGCTCGGCATCCCGGAGTCGGACCGCGCCCCGCTGCGGCCCTGGTCGGCGGACATCTGCGGGATGTACGAGCTGAACCCCTCCGAGGAGACGGCGGCCAAGGCGGTGCGGGCGTCGGTCGAGTTCTCCGAGTATTTGAGGGAGTTGATCGCCGAGCGCCGCAAGGAGCCCGGCGACGACCTCATCTCCGGTCTGATCGCCGCGCACGACGAGGGTGACCGGCTGACCGAGCAGGAGATGATCTCGACGTGCGTCCTGCTGCTGAACGCGGGCCACGAGGCCACGGTGAACGCCACCGTCAACGGCTGGTGGGCGCTGTTCCGCAACCCGGACCAGCTGGCGGCCCTGCGCGCCGACCACTCCCTCGTCCCCTCCGCCGTCGAGGAGCTGATGCGCTACGACACCCCGCTCCAGCTCTTCGAACGCTGGGTCCTGGACGAGATCGAGATCGACGGCACGGTGATCCCGAGGGGCGCGGAGATCGCCATGCTCTTCGGCTCCGCCAACCACGATCCCGACGTGTTCCACAACCCCGAGCATCTCGACCTCGCCCGCAAGGACAACCCCCACATCTCCTTCAGCGCCGGCATCCACTACTGCATCGGCGCTCCGCTGGCCCGTATCGAGCTGGCGGCGTCGATGCGGGCGCTGCTGGAGCGGGCCCCGACCCTGCGGCCGACGGCAGAGCCGAAGAGGAAGCCGAACTTCGTGATCCGGGGACTGGAAGGGCTGAGCGTGGAGATCGGCTGA
- a CDS encoding DUF6879 family protein: MALRLIGTTSDEGDCPTLYEIEGTDEILVQGERETDPQHLVQLRDVKPSETFVRVPRSLLARYAPRTDTPQLQPFSSLSHLFHEFHHTAWRLETRRGYASDRKSPKWQRWRAGEGIAAEPSTWLENVATQTAAGKRFGRVRIVDEPATEGQRFLLASAPGNVAAGEDIRNLTRARAQELRLPDFDFWLFDSKVLARFTFDADDTTLGVYVTEDPAEVLAACQARDAAWHHAVRTQEFAERVRSTV, encoded by the coding sequence ATGGCGCTCAGGCTCATCGGCACGACCAGCGACGAGGGAGACTGCCCCACCCTGTACGAGATCGAGGGCACTGACGAGATCCTCGTTCAGGGCGAGCGGGAGACCGACCCGCAGCACCTCGTCCAGCTGCGGGACGTCAAGCCGTCCGAGACGTTCGTGCGCGTCCCTCGCAGCCTGCTCGCCCGCTACGCGCCTCGGACCGACACGCCGCAGCTTCAGCCGTTCTCGTCGCTCTCCCACCTGTTCCATGAGTTCCACCACACCGCGTGGCGGCTGGAGACCCGCCGCGGCTACGCCTCCGACCGCAAGAGCCCCAAGTGGCAGCGCTGGCGCGCCGGAGAGGGCATCGCAGCCGAGCCGAGCACCTGGCTGGAGAACGTCGCCACCCAGACCGCCGCAGGCAAGAGGTTCGGGCGCGTCCGGATCGTCGACGAACCGGCCACCGAGGGCCAGCGCTTCCTCCTCGCCAGTGCTCCCGGCAACGTGGCCGCGGGCGAGGACATCCGCAACCTCACCCGCGCCCGCGCCCAGGAACTGCGCCTGCCGGACTTCGACTTCTGGCTGTTCGACTCCAAGGTGCTCGCCCGGTTCACATTCGACGCAGACGACACGACGCTCGGCGTGTATGTCACCGAGGACCCGGCCGAAGTGCTCGCCGCCTGCCAGGCCCGCGATGCCGCCTGGCACCATGCGGTCCGTACCCAAGAATTCGCCGAGCGGGTACGTTCCACCGTGTGA